Proteins found in one Candidatus Gorgyraea atricola genomic segment:
- a CDS encoding bifunctional precorrin-2 dehydrogenase/sirohydrochlorin ferrochelatase, with protein MNYLPIAVKLKDRRVVVIGGGKVAERKILVLLEAGGDVRVISPKATPAIRRLAKNRDIKWIPRPVQRCDIRNAALVVSATNNRDLNKRVSRWGREFQILVNVVDDSNISDFISPALLRFKKAIIAVYTDGKDPVLSRDLKNFLKEHWDDFVSYRNKL; from the coding sequence ATGAACTATTTACCTATAGCAGTAAAACTTAAAGATCGCCGCGTGGTTGTAATAGGAGGCGGCAAGGTTGCAGAGCGTAAGATATTGGTGCTTCTGGAAGCAGGTGGAGATGTCCGTGTCATATCTCCAAAGGCAACTCCAGCGATCAGGCGTTTAGCAAAAAATAGAGACATAAAATGGATTCCTCGTCCTGTGCAGCGCTGCGATATTAGAAATGCAGCACTTGTTGTCAGCGCGACAAATAATAGGGATTTGAATAAAAGGGTAAGCCGGTGGGGCCGGGAGTTTCAGATATTGGTTAATGTTGTTGATGATTCAAACATTAGCGATTTTATATCGCCTGCGCTCCTAAGATTTAAAAAAGCCATCATAGCAGTCTACACAGATGGTAAGGATCCAGTCTTATCCAGGGATTTAAAGAATTTCTTAAAGGAGCATTGGGATGATTTTGTATCTTATAGGAATAAGTTATAA
- the cobA gene encoding uroporphyrinogen-III C-methyltransferase, which produces MKRKPGKVYIVGAGPGDPELISVKGFNALKKSDCVLYDFLSSPELLRYAKRSAEKICVGKKDGLHLKEQSEINNLLYRKSLVHKNVVRLKGGDPFIFSRGYEEAKYLSQRGIRFEVIPGITSAIAGPESFNTPLTIKNRVSSVAILTGRKKDKDAEIDAPDCATLIYLMGVANIRNIVKAVLKSGKRKATPCAFIEKATRKDSRIIRGTIGTIENQVKRFKVKPPAVLIVGEAVKNGHKAR; this is translated from the coding sequence ATGAAGCGGAAACCAGGCAAGGTATATATTGTGGGAGCTGGGCCAGGTGATCCCGAGCTTATTAGCGTAAAGGGCTTTAACGCGCTTAAAAAGTCAGACTGTGTTCTGTATGATTTTCTGTCCAGTCCAGAACTTTTGAGATATGCCAAGCGCTCTGCTGAGAAAATATGCGTGGGCAAAAAAGATGGATTGCATTTAAAGGAACAAAGCGAGATAAATAATCTTTTATATAGGAAGTCGTTGGTACACAAAAACGTTGTGCGCCTGAAAGGTGGAGACCCTTTTATATTTAGCCGCGGATATGAAGAGGCGAAATATCTTTCTCAGAGAGGCATAAGATTTGAGGTGATCCCAGGCATAACCTCAGCCATTGCCGGGCCTGAAAGCTTTAACACCCCTTTGACTATAAAGAACAGGGTCTCATCAGTCGCGATACTTACAGGCCGTAAAAAAGACAAAGACGCTGAGATCGACGCGCCAGACTGCGCCACGCTTATATACTTAATGGGAGTGGCCAATATCAGAAATATCGTAAAGGCTGTTCTTAAAAGTGGGAAGAGAAAGGCCACACCATGCGCCTTTATAGAAAAGGCAACCAGAAAAGATTCGCGGATTATCCGTGGTACTATTGGCACAATAGAAAATCAGGTGAAGAGATTTAAAGTTAAACCCCCGGCAGTTCTTATAGTAGGAGAGGCGGTGAAAAATGGACATAAAGCTCGATAA
- the hemC gene encoding hydroxymethylbilane synthase, giving the protein MSIRIKIGARPSLLALKQVEEIQRLLPGIKFDSTLIKTKGDKDKVTSLSLRENTDFFTYEIEESLLNREIDAAIHSAKDLEENPASDLVIAAMTKSISGYDSLVTTQNFTLDTLPAGSIVGASSKNRKLGVSNYRKDLATLDIRGNIDERLTQLDKGYFDAIIIAHAALIRLGCEEKISQIIPFNIIQPHPLQGRLAVQVRKDRKDLIEIFRSIDEAETRQGIYCGSWAR; this is encoded by the coding sequence ATGTCTATTCGTATCAAAATAGGGGCGCGGCCGAGCCTGTTGGCGTTAAAACAGGTTGAAGAAATCCAGCGTCTTTTGCCTGGCATTAAATTTGACTCCACACTCATTAAGACAAAGGGGGACAAGGATAAAGTCACCTCTCTTAGTTTACGTGAAAACACAGATTTTTTCACTTATGAAATAGAAGAGAGTCTATTAAATAGAGAGATAGATGCAGCTATTCACAGCGCAAAGGATCTGGAAGAGAACCCTGCTTCAGATCTCGTTATCGCTGCAATGACAAAGTCGATCAGTGGATATGACTCTCTTGTAACAACGCAAAATTTTACTCTTGATACACTTCCAGCTGGTTCAATAGTAGGCGCAAGCAGCAAGAATCGTAAACTCGGAGTATCAAACTACCGCAAGGACTTAGCTACACTAGACATACGCGGCAATATAGATGAAAGGTTGACTCAGCTAGATAAAGGTTATTTTGACGCGATCATTATCGCCCATGCAGCATTAATTAGATTAGGTTGTGAGGAAAAAATTAGTCAGATCATACCTTTTAATATTATCCAGCCTCACCCCTTACAGGGAAGGCTCGCGGTACAGGTTCGAAAAGACAGAAAAGATCTTATCGAGATCTTTAGGAGTATAGATGAAGCGGAAACCAGGCAAGGTATATATTGTGGGAGCTGGGCCAGGTGA
- the hemB gene encoding porphobilinogen synthase, whose protein sequence is MDIKLDNLIYPLFVKKGKYLREKIPSMPGVYRFSPDMLLDEALSLQRLGIKKILLFGIPDRKDWYGKSAYGKKNIVSESLKLLKRSFPEITVITDVCLCAYTSHGHCGVIKKQETRDKGQGCIIDNNKTLKILAKIALSHAQAGADYVAPSAMAKDQVKAIRKTLDKKGFKKTKILGYSAKFASNFYGPFRDIVDSAPRFGKRTYQLDFTKREDALKEIEADIKEGADIVMVKPALGYLDVVKEARDRFDHPLAVYNVSGEYAMVKNSTRQEKDLVLEIISSIKRAGADFIITYHAKDIARWVN, encoded by the coding sequence ATGGACATAAAGCTCGATAATCTGATCTACCCTCTATTTGTAAAAAAGGGAAAGTATTTGCGCGAGAAGATCCCTTCTATGCCAGGGGTGTATAGATTTTCTCCTGATATGTTGCTGGATGAGGCGCTTTCCTTGCAGAGATTGGGCATTAAAAAGATATTACTTTTTGGTATTCCTGACAGAAAAGACTGGTATGGTAAAAGCGCTTATGGAAAAAAGAATATAGTTTCTGAATCTCTGAAGTTACTAAAGAGATCTTTCCCTGAAATAACTGTTATCACTGATGTGTGTTTATGTGCCTATACCTCACACGGCCACTGTGGTGTTATAAAGAAACAAGAGACAAGAGACAAGGGACAAGGGTGTATTATAGATAATAACAAGACTTTAAAGATTTTGGCAAAGATTGCTCTGTCTCATGCGCAGGCAGGCGCTGACTATGTAGCGCCTTCAGCAATGGCAAAGGATCAGGTAAAGGCAATAAGAAAGACTCTGGATAAAAAAGGTTTTAAGAAAACAAAGATACTTGGCTATTCAGCAAAGTTCGCTTCAAATTTTTATGGGCCTTTCAGGGATATAGTAGATTCAGCTCCCAGGTTCGGCAAAAGGACATATCAGCTGGATTTTACCAAGAGGGAAGATGCCTTAAAAGAAATCGAGGCTGACATAAAAGAAGGCGCAGACATTGTAATGGTAAAGCCAGCACTGGGGTATCTGGATGTTGTTAAAGAGGCAAGGGATAGATTTGATCATCCTCTAGCTGTTTATAATGTCAGCGGAGAGTATGCTATGGTGAAAAATAGCACCAGGCAAGAAAAAGATCTGGTTTTGGAAATTATTTCTTCGATAAAACGCGCAGGAGCGGATTTTATCATTACGTATCATGCGAAAGATATTGCAAGGTGGGTGAATTAG